In the Bdellovibrionales bacterium genome, CAAAAGCAAAGGGCCTTTCAAAGTTTCAAATTCTGACCGGCCATGCCTATAAGAACTCCTTGATGCCGGTTCTTTCAATGAGTGGGCCGCTGATTGTCGGCTTGATCTCAGGCTCGTTCCTGGTGGAGGTTCTTTTCTCGGTTCCCGGCCTTGGCCAGCAATTCGTCGAGAGCCTCAACCTGCGCGACTATCCGGTTGTGATGGGTTTGGTCCTTCTCTATGGCTCAAGCATGATTGTGCTGACGAATGTGTTTGATGTGATGGCGATGTGGGCCGATCCAAGAATCCGGGGGCAGCGATGAAGATTCGCTCGCGTCACGTCGGCCTTGGCTTTCTTTTAGCAATGATCATCCTCGCGATGTTCGCTGAGCAGATCAGCGGCGTGCGCTTTGATCATCAAGACACCGAGAGCATCCTGATGCCGCCGGGGGCCCATCACTGGTTTGGCACGGATTCCCTCGGTCGCGATCTTTTTACCAGAGTCTTCTATGGCGCCCGGGTTTCACTCTTTGTTGCGGTTTTCTCAAGCGGTCTGACGATGCTTTTAGGAATTGCCTTTGGCGCAATGGCCGGGTGGTTTGAGGGCTTCAGCGAAAGGCTTCTCATTCGCTGCTTGGATGTCCTGCAGGCGATTCCAAGCTTTTTGCTCGTGTCGCTGCTGTGTTTGTTCTTGCAAGGCCTTTTTGAGGTCGGCGACTTTAATCTGCGAACTCTTTTGGCGCTGACCCTGTCGATCTCACTGGTGCACTGGTTTAATGTTGCTAAGATCACTCGTGGGCAGACAAAGCAGATCAAAGCATTAAACTACGTCGAAGCCGCCCGCGCCTTAGGGGCGACGCCTTTGCGTATTTTCCAAAAGCACATTCTGCCGAACATGCAGAGCACGCTGCTCACTCTTTTCGTGATGCAAATCCCGGCAAGTATTCTGTACGAGAGCATGATTAGCTTTGCGGGCTATGGCTTGCAGGCGCCGCAAGTCAGCTGGGGAATTCTTTTGCAAGAAGGGTGGAGATCTCTTTCTCAGTTCCCGCACTTGCTGCTGCTCCCGGCTTTAGTTTTGTTTCTAACGGTCCTTGCCTTCCATCTTATCTTCCATAATCGCCCACCAGAAAAGTTTTTGCAGGAAGTGGACTAGAAACGACACCACTCTTTAGCTCGACCTTTGTTTAGAAATTTGCAAATGAATTGAGCAACTCCCCAGACTTTAGAAAGCTATTTCTCGGGGGGAATTTTCTATGAAAATTTATGTCAGTATTGTAGCGATGCTTTTCGCATCCAATCTCGCGTTCGCAGGTCAACTTGAAACTAAAATCGTGGGTGGCGTTGAAGCTTCCATGGGTGAGTTTCCGTTCATCGTGTCTTTGCAAGACAGTATGGGTCACTTCTGTGGTGGTTCTTTGATTCGTCAGAACTGGGTTTTGACGGCGGGTCATTGCGTAGCAGACGGTGTCGGTAAAGTGGTTATCGGTTTGCACAACTTGAATGACACTCGCAATGCCGAGATCATCAAGCCAAAAAGAATCATCCGTCATCCAAAGTACAATGAATCAACAACAGATTTCGATTACGCATTGATCGAGCTCAGCCAAAACTCTCGTTATCAGCCCGTTGATTTGAACACTGCTGATATCGCAGTTCCTGCAAGCGGTCCAGAAATCATGGCGACGGTTGCTGGCTGGGGTGCAACGAAAGAAACGAACCAAACATTGCCGGCTCGTTTGCAAAAAGTAGAAGTGCCTTTGGTTCCACAGGCTGTCTGCAATAAAAACTACGGTGGTGGCATCACTGATCGTATGCTTTGTGCGGGTTATGCTCAAGGTGGTAAAGATTCTTGCCAAGGCGACAGCGGCGGCCCCTTGGTCGCGACTGCTGACGATCACAAAGTCTACTTGATCGGTGTTGTGAGCTGGGGTGAGGGCTGCGCTCGTGCGAACAAGCCAGGCGTTTACAGCAAGGTCAGCGAAGCCGTGACTTGGATTAATCAAAACGCGAAATAGTCAGTCAGAAAAAAAATCTATACCAAAAAGCCCCGGCAACACACCGGGGCTTTTTTATTTTCTGTTTCCTCGGGTCAGCAAGACATTCCAAAACGAGATGCTCGTTATATTTTCGACTCGTTTCGGGCGTTTTCGCTTCGTGAAATTTGAGAGATCTTTTTTTGTTTATTACAATAAAGCCTCGGGGGAAGCATGAATGTTATTTCAAATCAGCGAGGCATCAGCCTCATTGAAACATTAGTGGCGCTCGGAATTGTTGCAGTCATTTCTATGGCTCTCGCGCAGATGATGAAGGATTCTATCAACGCCACCAATTACTCCGAATCCAAATTCGAAGAAATCGAAATGGCTCGTCAGCTGCAAATGCAGCTCAGTCTGAAGCCCGGTTGTGAGCAGAACTTCAAAGACAAACAGATTCAATTGCTTGATCCAAATAAATACGGATTTTTGCTGAATCCTGTGATGAGTGTTCTCGGCGGAGTTACGAACACCGCAGTGAACGCACTTAATAGCATCATGGGGATTGATAACTTCAATACTGTCATAGATAGCAATGGTCGCCCGATGTTGAGTGTCGGCGATACGATTGGCAACCGGAGCCTTAAAATCACCGGCCTGGGCTTTCATATCGAGTCTCAGGATTGGACGAACTTTCAAAGCGTGAAAGGCAGTTTACCGGCGAACTCCAAAGGCGCCGTCACTATGGGGAACCTCATCGTTTCAGGCGAGCGGGTTAAAACCAGCTACGGCGGCAAGACCTTCACACGGGCTTTCCCGATCCGGGTTCTCTTAGACGCTAACGGCAAGGTGAACGGCTGCTATACCGACACGGATGCGGCTGCGGACGCGGCCGTGACGATCATTAACAATCAAATCACTCAGGTGGTAAATAACACCATCAACCAGAGCACCACATTGGTGAACAACACCACTGTTAATAACGTCAAAAAGGGCTGTGATGTGACGGGGATGAATGGGATGGGTTGGTTTGCCTGCCTTGCGATGGCCTTCTTTAGCGGCGCAATGAAGTAGTGTCGCTGAATGAAGTTAAGACCGGAGTGTCATAAAGTCTCTGATTGCTATGGCTTAGAATATGCATCAGACTTTTATTGATGAAACGCGCTCTGCTCTTGATGTTCATTCTGATTGGTTTCTCACAGGCCCGGGCTTACCGGGATGAAATCCCTGACTATGGCGATCTCTTTGTGCCATCGAATCAACCCTTAAAAGCAAGCCCCATCGGCGAGTCCAGAGTTAAAGACCATCTAGGCGATACGCTCAAGGTTTCAAGGATGTCCTCGGTTGGAAGTCGCACGCTATTTTCATGGCTCCAGCTTTCGAATTTGCCCTTTATGTATCCAAAAGATTGCTGTCACTCACGGGCCTATCTGATGTCTGAGTGGATGGCAGCGCGAAGAGTCCTGAATGCCAAGATCTTCGTTCTTGGTGATCTTAATTATAATTCGCCGAAATATGGCCCGGTTCACTGGGAGTTTCACGTGGCGCCCGCGGTGCTTGATGAACATGCGCAGTGGGTGATCTTAGATCCGTCCACGCAAAGCCAGCCGGTCCATCTCAAGCAGTGGCTCGAGAAATTTGTCGGAGCGCCAGGCACTTATAAAGTATATGTGGCAAGCCGCTTCGTTTATAGCGATCAGTCGTTGATGAATCCGCCGCCTGCAAATTGGAGCGACTACTATGAGAACATCGCCCAAGGCGAGCTCATGGGCTGCGAGGCCGCGCAGAACCGCCGGCCTTAGTTGTTTTTTCTATTCTTACAAATCTCGATGATTTTAGTCTGAACCTGCGCACAGGTGGCTGAGAGTTCACGAGGAGCCTTGCTGCAAGCATCGTATTGAGTCGGGCAGTAAGCATATTCCGGAATAATGAGTTCCGCGTCTTTCTCAGCAAGAATCGCTTGAGCCACTTTCTCGACATTGGCAGCAGTCAGGCGGCCGTACTGATGTTCATTCAGCGCGATATCCATGGCTGTGATGTAATTCACAGTGCCGGGGCGCTCAGCGCGGAAAAGAACTTCGTGCAAATACACCGGCGAGATCTTATCGCCATATTGCGCGCGAATAGTTTCAGCGATTTCAAGGCTTGGCTCGGAGTTATCAAAAATCACGATGAAGTGACGGCCCGGGTGAGCGGCCAGAATTTTTTCAAGGTGTTTTACTTTGAATTTTTCAATCGACCACTCGGTGATCCAGTTACGCAAAGCCAAGTCCGCCGTGGGATACTGCGATTCTTTTAGAAAGCCACGGATGCGTCCTTCAAACCAGGTTGCAATACCGCTCACAAGCGTGAATTTTACAGGAGTGGTCTCGTCGCTGGTGATCGCTTGATAGAGCTCAGGCATGCCGGCAAAGGTTTTATCTTTTTCAAGAATCTTCACCGCAGACTTCGTGAGGCCCGTGTTTTCGGCCTGGCGAAGAACGTCATCAAAGCCGCTAATGAGAACGGGCTTGGTGGTTTGAGCTTGG is a window encoding:
- a CDS encoding ABC transporter permease, with translation MKIRSRHVGLGFLLAMIILAMFAEQISGVRFDHQDTESILMPPGAHHWFGTDSLGRDLFTRVFYGARVSLFVAVFSSGLTMLLGIAFGAMAGWFEGFSERLLIRCLDVLQAIPSFLLVSLLCLFLQGLFEVGDFNLRTLLALTLSISLVHWFNVAKITRGQTKQIKALNYVEAARALGATPLRIFQKHILPNMQSTLLTLFVMQIPASILYESMISFAGYGLQAPQVSWGILLQEGWRSLSQFPHLLLLPALVLFLTVLAFHLIFHNRPPEKFLQEVD
- a CDS encoding serine protease; protein product: MKIYVSIVAMLFASNLAFAGQLETKIVGGVEASMGEFPFIVSLQDSMGHFCGGSLIRQNWVLTAGHCVADGVGKVVIGLHNLNDTRNAEIIKPKRIIRHPKYNESTTDFDYALIELSQNSRYQPVDLNTADIAVPASGPEIMATVAGWGATKETNQTLPARLQKVEVPLVPQAVCNKNYGGGITDRMLCAGYAQGGKDSCQGDSGGPLVATADDHKVYLIGVVSWGEGCARANKPGVYSKVSEAVTWINQNAK
- a CDS encoding prepilin-type N-terminal cleavage/methylation domain-containing protein, which gives rise to MNVISNQRGISLIETLVALGIVAVISMALAQMMKDSINATNYSESKFEEIEMARQLQMQLSLKPGCEQNFKDKQIQLLDPNKYGFLLNPVMSVLGGVTNTAVNALNSIMGIDNFNTVIDSNGRPMLSVGDTIGNRSLKITGLGFHIESQDWTNFQSVKGSLPANSKGAVTMGNLIVSGERVKTSYGGKTFTRAFPIRVLLDANGKVNGCYTDTDAAADAAVTIINNQITQVVNNTINQSTTLVNNTTVNNVKKGCDVTGMNGMGWFACLAMAFFSGAMK
- a CDS encoding DUF2183 domain-containing protein, coding for MKYLISLFIFVTLSAQAQTTKPVLISGFDDVLRQAENTGLTKSAVKILEKDKTFAGMPELYQAITSDETTPVKFTLVSGIATWFEGRIRGFLKESQYPTADLALRNWITEWSIEKFKVKHLEKILAAHPGRHFIVIFDNSEPSLEIAETIRAQYGDKISPVYLHEVLFRAERPGTVNYITAMDIALNEHQYGRLTAANVEKVAQAILAEKDAELIIPEYAYCPTQYDACSKAPRELSATCAQVQTKIIEICKNRKNN